The genomic window GCGGGTCGCCTGCGGGGTGAGACCGAAGTACATTTTGCGGCCCTCGCGTTGGCGCCGCAGCAGGCCGCGGTTGACCATGCGGGTCAGCGTGGAGCGTACGGCCTGTTCGCCGACTCCGACGCGGCCGAGAACGTCGATGATGCTGCCCGAATACACACACAGATCACGGTCGACCTCCTCCAGCACGTGGTTGCCGAAGAAGGCGAGCATGAGCGACTGGGGGCGCGGCTGTGGGCCGTCCGAGGTGTCGCTGTCCGGGGTGTCCAGGATGTCGTAGTTCTCCACGGGGCAAGAGTACGGCCGCCCGCCGACGCTCCGGCGGGCGGCCGTACCAGGTCACCTGCCGTCGGCGGGGTGAGCGAGGCCGCACGGCGGGCAGGTGAGGGGGCGGTAGCCCCTCAGCGGGCCGGGGCCGCGGAATCAGCTGCCACGGCACGGCAGTTGAGGAACTCCGTGCCGCCGCCGTACGACCTGCCGCACCCGCGCCCGCCCCCTCGGTCCTCTACTTCGTGCGCGTGGCCGTCGCCGACCTGGCCGCGTATGAGACCTTCCTCAGGACCCAGGTCAGACCGTCCCGCGCGTCAAGAACGTCACTTCGCACTGCACGATGAAGACCGTCAAGCCCGCCCGGCAGGGCGCGCAGTCACGAGCCGCAGTCACGAGCCGCAGTCACAAGCCGCAGTCACAAGCCGCAGTCACGCGGCTGACCGTCGACGCAAGGAAAGCAAGGAAGCCATGAACACCATCGCCGTCATCGGAGCGGGGCCGGGTCTCGGCGCCGCCGTCGCCCGTCGCTTCGGCCGTGAGGGGTTCGCCGTGGCGCTCGTCGCCCGCGACCTGGAGCGGACCGGGGCACTCGCCGCCGACCTGTCCGAAGAGGGCGTCACGGCCCGTGGCTTCGCCGCCGACGTACGTGACCCGGAGGCCCTGGCCGCCGCACTCGACGCGGCGCACACGACTCTGGGGCCGATCGAGGTCCTGCAGTACAGCCCGTTGCCGCACCGGGACTTCATGCTGCCGGTGCTGGAGACCAGCCACACCGACCTCGTCGGCCCGATCGAGTTCTCGGTCTACGGCTCGGTCGCCGCCGTACGGCAGGTGCTGCCCGACATGCGTGCCCTCGGCCGCGGCACGATTCTCTTCGTCAACGGGGGGACGGCTGTGGTCCCGCACCCCGACCGGGCCGGCACGTCCATCGCCTTCGCCGCGGAGAGCGCGTACGGCCATCTGCTGCACGACACGCTCGCGGGTGAGGGCATCCATGTCGCCCAGCTGGTCGTCCCCGGCGCGATCGTCCCCGGACACCGCCGGAAGGACCCGGCCGTCCTCGCCGACACGCTGTGGAAGATCCACCGCGACCGCCACGGCTTCCGGCATTTCGCCGACGACCTCGAGGCCTGACGGCTGGTCGGCTACGACGGTGGTGGCAGGGGAGGTGACGACGGATCGGTCGACGTGGAGCGAGGGCGCGGTCGAGCGCTGCTTCCGCGACACCCCGTTGATGATCGTCGGGGAGGGCGCCGAACGAGATCCGGCGTGACGTCATCGCCGGCCGTCTCGTCAGGCGCGGCGGACTCGACGCCTGAGCGGTGTCACCCGTGACCACGGGGGTGGCCCGTCGACGCGCGATCGTCGACGCGCGATCGCCGAGGTCGGGTGTCAGGCTGAGATCACAGGACCTCCGAATGCGAAGGGGCATCCCCGTGATCACTACTGACCTCACTCCCGGCTCCCCCTGCTGGCTCGACCTCGGTGCCCCCGACGTTCCGGCCGCCGCCGCTTTCTACGGCGCGGTGCTCGGCTGGGAGTACGAGCCCATGAGTGGCGGTGGGGGCGAGGGGGAGGAGATGGAAGGCGAAGGCGGAATGTTCCGGAAGGACGGCAAGATCGTCAGCGGGCTCGGCCGGCTCACCGAGGAGGGCGCGCGCTCGGCCTGGATGATCTACTTCAGGGTCACCGACGCGGACGCCACGACCCAGGCCGTGGAGAGCGCGGGCGGGACGGTGCGGGTGGCACCGAGGGACCTGGGCGACTGGGGCCGCATGGCGCAGTACAGCGATCCGCTGGGCGGCCAGTTCGCCGTCTGGCAGCCGGGCAAGGACCAGGGCTTCGAGCTGGCGGACGAGCCGGGGTCACTGTCCTGGACCGAGCTGTACACGACGGACGTCGCGGCCGCCAAGGAGTTCTACGGCGGAGTCTTCGGCTGGCAGTTCGGCGACATGCCGGTGCCGGGCGGCGAAGGCACGTACACCCTCATCACGCCCGCCGGACTTCCCGAGGAGCGGATGCAGGGCGGCCTCATGGAACTCCGCGCGGAGGACCTCGCCCTGGCGAACGGTCGGCCCTACTGGCACCCGGTCTTCGCCGTCACCGACTGCGACGCCGCGGTCGAGGCCGTCACCGGGAACGGCGGCAGCGTGCAGATGGGACCCGAGGACGCGGAGGGCGTCGGCCGCCTGGCCGTCTGCCTCGACCCGTCGAACGCGGACTTCGTGGTCCTCACCCCCGCCCAGAGCTGACCCTCCCGGGACCTCGGCCTTCTCCGGCCCCTCTCCGAAACACCCCCCAGAACCCTCTCGGAACCCTCCAGGAACCCTCTCGGACGTCACCGGAACCCGACGCCGTTCGGCAGTGGCGCGCTCACCGTTGCGCAAAGCAGGATTACCGTCCATTATCAGGAATCCTGTTAATCCAATGTTGTAGCGATGGGTGGGGCCGATCATGCCGTTCAGTGCCAGAATCCAGGCCAGAGGGGTTCAGCTGCTGCTCAGCGGCGTCATGAGCCGCGTCCACAAGGACCTCCGCTTCACCGACATCCCGAAGCGGACGGAATCCCTGCGGGTGGAGACCGGCGCCGGACCGGTGTCCTGCACCGTCTACCGCCCGCCGGTCACCACCGACACCCCCGGCACCCCCGCTCCCGTGTACGTCAACTTCCATGGCGGCGGCTTCATCGTGGCCCGCCCCGAGCAGGACGACCACATCTGCCGCCACATAGCCGCCACGGCCGGCTGCGTCGTGATCAACGTGGACTACGCCGTCGCCCCGCAGCGCCCCTTCCCCGCCGCCGTCACCCAGGCGTACGACGTCACGAAGTGGGTCGTCGAGAACGGCGCCGCCCACGACTGGGACGGCTCACGGGTCGCCGTCGGCGGGCACAGCGCGGGGGCCACCCTGACCGCGGTGGTGTGCCGTATGGCCCGCGACCGCGGCGGCTTCTCACCGCGACTCCAGATCATCGACTCCGCGGTGCTCGACCAGGTCGCCGACCCGTCCACCAAGCTCTCCCGCATCGCCAAGCCGCTGCTGAGCCCCCAGATCATGCGGATCTTCACCGCCGCCTACGTCCCGGACCCGGCCGACCTCGCCGACCCCCTGGTCTCGCCCGGGCTGGCCGACGACCTCGCCGGGCTGGCGCCCGCCCTCGTGATCACCGCGGAGAACGACCGCCTGCGCGACGAGGGCGACGCCTACGCCAAGGCCCTGGAGGCCGCGGGCGTCCCGGTCACCCACCGCGTCTTCGAGGGTGTCGACCACTACTTCACCCACACCGGCCCGGTACCGGCCGGCAAGGAAGCCATAGAACTGATGGCCACCACCCTGCGTACCGCTCTCACCGACTGACACGGACCGGCCGTGAGCCCGGTGCGGCCGTGAGCCCGGTGCGGGCCCGGGGGCCCGAGGGACCCGGCGGATTCGAGGGTTCTGTACACCGTCGCCAACGCGATAATCCCCACGGGAGCTGTGGTAACTGCGGTACATACGAAGGCGCGTCACCCGGGACCGGGGGGGCGCGCCGTACGTTTCGTACCAGCCACCGGACGAAAGGCGTGATGTGCAGCTCAACACCCGTGAATGGGGCGCAGGTGACCGGACGGCCCTGCTCGTCCACGGCATCATGTCCGACTCCCGTACCTGGCGACGCGTCGCCCCGGCGCTCGCGGAGCGCGGTTACCGGGTGATCGCCGTGGACCTGCGGGGGCACGGGCTCTCGCCGCGCGGCGAGTACAGTCCGCGGCTCTTCGCCGACGACCTCGTCGACACCCTGCCCCAGCAGGCCGACCTGGCCATCGGTCACTCCCTGGGCGGGCTCAGCCTCTCCCTGGCCGTGGAGCGGCTGCGGCCCCGGCGCGCGGTCTACTCGGACCCGGCCTGGTCGTCGGCCGACCCCGACCGGCACATCGCCCCCGAGGTCTTCGCCTCCTTCAAGCGCACCACCCGCGCGCAGATGATCGCGTTCAAC from Streptomyces sp. DSM 40750 includes these protein-coding regions:
- a CDS encoding VOC family protein gives rise to the protein MITTDLTPGSPCWLDLGAPDVPAAAAFYGAVLGWEYEPMSGGGGEGEEMEGEGGMFRKDGKIVSGLGRLTEEGARSAWMIYFRVTDADATTQAVESAGGTVRVAPRDLGDWGRMAQYSDPLGGQFAVWQPGKDQGFELADEPGSLSWTELYTTDVAAAKEFYGGVFGWQFGDMPVPGGEGTYTLITPAGLPEERMQGGLMELRAEDLALANGRPYWHPVFAVTDCDAAVEAVTGNGGSVQMGPEDAEGVGRLAVCLDPSNADFVVLTPAQS
- a CDS encoding SDR family NAD(P)-dependent oxidoreductase, with the translated sequence MNTIAVIGAGPGLGAAVARRFGREGFAVALVARDLERTGALAADLSEEGVTARGFAADVRDPEALAAALDAAHTTLGPIEVLQYSPLPHRDFMLPVLETSHTDLVGPIEFSVYGSVAAVRQVLPDMRALGRGTILFVNGGTAVVPHPDRAGTSIAFAAESAYGHLLHDTLAGEGIHVAQLVVPGAIVPGHRRKDPAVLADTLWKIHRDRHGFRHFADDLEA
- a CDS encoding alpha/beta hydrolase, which gives rise to MPFSARIQARGVQLLLSGVMSRVHKDLRFTDIPKRTESLRVETGAGPVSCTVYRPPVTTDTPGTPAPVYVNFHGGGFIVARPEQDDHICRHIAATAGCVVINVDYAVAPQRPFPAAVTQAYDVTKWVVENGAAHDWDGSRVAVGGHSAGATLTAVVCRMARDRGGFSPRLQIIDSAVLDQVADPSTKLSRIAKPLLSPQIMRIFTAAYVPDPADLADPLVSPGLADDLAGLAPALVITAENDRLRDEGDAYAKALEAAGVPVTHRVFEGVDHYFTHTGPVPAGKEAIELMATTLRTALTD
- a CDS encoding alpha/beta fold hydrolase, whose translation is MQLNTREWGAGDRTALLVHGIMSDSRTWRRVAPALAERGYRVIAVDLRGHGLSPRGEYSPRLFADDLVDTLPQQADLAIGHSLGGLSLSLAVERLRPRRAVYSDPAWSSADPDRHIAPEVFASFKRTTRAQMIAFNPRWDAEDVDIEVATLAAWDAGSAHFLGGRPLTGFVPGRPAVPSLVQLADPSFLVGAEDAERLRASGFEVRTVSGAGHTIHRDDFDGFMKSLDGWI